The following coding sequences are from one Panthera leo isolate Ple1 chromosome E1, P.leo_Ple1_pat1.1, whole genome shotgun sequence window:
- the FOXJ1 gene encoding forkhead box protein J1, protein MAESWLRLSGAGAAEEAGPEGGLEEPDALDDSLTSLQWLQEFSILNAKAPALPPGGTDPHGYRQVPGSVAPGSPLAADPACLGQPHTPGKPTSSCTSRSAPPGLQAPPPDDVDYATNPSVKPPYSYATLICMAMQASKATKITLSAIYKWITDNFCYFRHADPTWQNSIRHNLSLNKCFIKVPREKDEPGKGGFWRIDPQYAERLLSGAFKKRRLPPVHIHPAFARQASQEPGAAPWAGPLTVNTEAQQLLREFEEATGEAGEGRLGHKRKQPLPKRVAKVPRAPSTLLLTQEEQGELEPLKGNFDWEAIFEAGALGGELGTLEALELSPPLSPASHGDVDLTVHGRHIDCPATWGPPVEQVADSLDFDETFLATSFLQHPWDESGSGCLPPEPLFEAGDATLAADLQDWASVGAFL, encoded by the exons ATGGCGGAGAGCTGGCTACGCCTCTCGGGTGCAGGGGCGGCGGAGGAGGCGGGGCCGGAGGGCGGCCTGGAGGAGCCCGACGCCCTGGACGACAGCCTGACCAGCCTGCAGTGGCTGCAGGAATTCTCCATTCTCAACGCCAAGGCCCCCGCCCTGCCGCCGGGGGGCACCGACCCCCACGGCTATCGCCAGGTGCCAGGCTCGGTCGCGCCGGGGTCGCCCCTGGCGGCCGACCCCGCCTGCCTGGGGCAGCCGCACACTCCGGGTAAGCCCACGTCGTCATGCACGTCGCGGAGCGCGCCCCCGGGgctgcaggccccgccccccgacGACGTGGACTACGCCACCAACCCGAGTGTGAAGCCGCCCTACTCTTACGCCACGCTCATCTGCATGGCCATGCAGGCCAGCAAGGCCACCAAGATCACCCTGTCGGCCATCTACAAGTGGATCACGGACAACTTCTGCTACTTCCGCCACGCTGATCCCACCTGGCAG AATTCCATCCGCCACAACCTGTCCCTGAACAAGTGCTTCATCAAAGTGCCTCGGGAGAAGGACGAGCCCGGCAAGGGGGGCTTCTGGCGCATCGACCCCCAGTACGCCGAGCGGCTGCTGAGCGGGGCCTTCAAGAAGCGGCGGCTGCCCCCGGTCCACATCCACCCGGCCTTCGCCCGCCAGGCCTCGCAGGAGCCCGGCGCCGCCCCGTGGGCCGGGCCGCTGACCGTGAACACCGAGGCCCAGCAGCTGCTGCGGGAGTTTGAGGAGGCCACCGGGGAGGCGGGCGAGGGCAGGCTGGGGCACAAGCGCAAGCAGCCGCTGCCCAAGCGGGTGGCCAAGGTCCCGCGGGCCCCCAGCACCCTGCTGCTGACCCAGGAGGAGCAGGGCGAGCTGGAGCCCCTCAAAGGCAACTTTGACTGGGAGGCCATCTTCGAGGCCGGCGCGCTGGGCGGCGAGCTGGGCACCCTGGAGGCCCTGGAGCTGAGCCCGCCGCTGAGCCCCGCCTCGCACGGGGACGTGGACCTCACCGTCCACGGCCGCCACATCGACTGCCCCGCGACCTGGGGGCCTCCGGTGGAGCAGGTGGCCGACAGCCTGGATTTCGACGAGACTTTCCTGGCCACGTCCTTCCTGCAGCACCCCTGGGACGAGAGCGGCAGTGGCTGCCTGCCCCCGGAGCCCCTCTTCGAGGCCGGGGACGCCACCCTGGCCGCCGACCTGCAAGACTGGGCCAGCGTGGGCGCCTTCTTGTAA